The following proteins are co-located in the Candidatus Methanogranum gryphiswaldense genome:
- a CDS encoding DUF308 domain-containing protein: MKKTNNESLPEMTGWTMLIAGILAAILGIIMIIWPNATLEIGLLILGIIIMVVGIIGVVKSAGTDTTMTIIYALYILIGLALAIVPHFMAEVAAYMFAILLILIGIIQIADIGMPVSNNKTVSLVIGIIFVLLAIIIMIFPDQTIKAAMWIFGALLIITGCLLAINGWRFKSLKVTIEN, translated from the coding sequence TTGAAAAAAACAAATAACGAATCGCTCCCTGAGATGACAGGATGGACCATGCTGATCGCAGGTATACTAGCAGCCATATTGGGAATAATCATGATAATATGGCCTAATGCTACACTGGAGATCGGTCTATTGATACTTGGTATCATCATAATGGTTGTAGGTATAATCGGTGTCGTAAAAAGTGCAGGCACAGACACAACGATGACAATAATCTATGCTCTGTACATCCTTATCGGTCTGGCACTTGCAATAGTACCTCATTTCATGGCCGAGGTCGCAGCATACATGTTCGCGATACTTCTGATATTGATTGGTATCATTCAGATAGCCGACATAGGGATGCCCGTATCTAATAACAAGACCGTATCCTTGGTCATCGGCATTATATTCGTGTTATTGGCCATTATCATCATGATATTCCCTGATCAGACGATCAAAGCCGCAATGTGGATATTCGGTGCATTGTTGATCATTACAGGATGTCTGTTGGCCATTAACGGATGGAGATTCAAATCCCTTAAAGTCACAATTGAAAATTGA
- a CDS encoding radical SAM protein, producing MTATMQNYAIEKGLPKRTSSVCPECGKILEATLFQKDGKVYMEKECHEHGKFCDLYWSDVEMYLKAEKYAHDGIGLRNPMDPNLGKDENVHIFVDNMRVDMLTCTALAMVDLTNRCNMNCPICFANANQQGYIYEPDLETVCKMLDALRAEEPIKCAAVQFSGGEPTIHPQFLEIIKAAKERKFSQVMVATNGIEFSKRYDFFKAASQAGLNTVYLSFDGVTDDVYLQARDRKMLNVKLQVIANCRKLKEETGKCPSIVLVPTLVRGVNDHQIGDIARFAFENADVVRGVNFQPVAFTGRITREEVSKGRFTLADLVTSFGEQTGFTNKDDWYSVPVIAPISNFASIILNESKVTFTTHPHCGLGTYIFMNDKGKAVAIPEFMDVDKFSKGLNEICIKAEKARFKKIYVLKLLQLLNNSIIEEKLPEGMSKKQFVSMIKNIMSTNTKSNIAAFSWKMMYFGGMHFLDPYNYDIERVKRCGVHYVTPDCQVIPFCAYNGGPEYRVEVEKKFSVPIEIWKQKNKEEALKLEEALIIPEDQRPDYS from the coding sequence ATGACCGCAACGATGCAGAATTATGCGATTGAAAAAGGACTACCGAAGAGAACGAGTTCGGTCTGTCCCGAATGCGGAAAAATTCTTGAAGCCACCCTTTTTCAAAAAGATGGTAAGGTCTACATGGAAAAGGAATGTCACGAGCATGGAAAGTTTTGCGATCTTTATTGGTCGGACGTTGAGATGTATCTTAAAGCTGAAAAATATGCTCATGACGGAATAGGTCTCCGTAATCCTATGGACCCTAATCTGGGAAAGGACGAGAACGTACACATTTTTGTTGACAATATGAGGGTTGACATGCTCACGTGTACAGCTCTTGCAATGGTAGATCTTACCAACAGATGTAATATGAACTGTCCCATATGTTTCGCAAATGCGAATCAACAAGGATACATCTACGAGCCAGATCTTGAAACCGTATGCAAGATGCTTGATGCTCTCAGAGCGGAGGAACCCATCAAGTGCGCGGCGGTTCAATTCTCTGGAGGAGAACCGACCATTCATCCTCAGTTCTTGGAAATCATAAAAGCAGCTAAAGAAAGGAAATTTTCCCAGGTGATGGTTGCTACCAACGGTATCGAGTTCTCAAAGAGATATGATTTTTTCAAAGCAGCATCACAAGCAGGACTCAACACAGTATACCTGTCATTTGATGGTGTCACGGATGATGTTTACTTGCAGGCAAGGGACAGGAAGATGCTCAATGTCAAACTTCAGGTCATTGCCAATTGTAGAAAATTGAAAGAAGAGACAGGCAAATGCCCGTCCATTGTTCTTGTTCCCACGCTTGTCAGAGGTGTTAACGATCATCAGATCGGAGACATAGCCCGTTTTGCATTTGAAAATGCAGATGTTGTTCGCGGTGTCAATTTCCAGCCTGTAGCATTTACTGGTAGGATAACCCGTGAAGAAGTTTCCAAGGGAAGATTCACACTCGCGGACCTTGTGACCTCGTTCGGAGAACAGACAGGATTCACAAATAAGGATGATTGGTATTCTGTTCCTGTGATCGCACCGATCTCTAATTTTGCTTCCATCATTCTCAATGAGAGTAAGGTAACATTCACAACGCATCCCCATTGTGGTCTTGGAACTTACATATTCATGAATGACAAGGGTAAAGCGGTGGCGATCCCCGAATTCATGGATGTAGATAAGTTCTCGAAAGGTCTCAATGAGATATGCATAAAAGCAGAAAAGGCCAGATTCAAAAAGATCTATGTGCTTAAACTTCTGCAGCTTTTGAATAATTCGATAATTGAGGAAAAATTACCGGAAGGAATGAGTAAAAAACAGTTTGTTTCTATGATAAAGAATATCATGAGTACAAATACAAAGTCAAATATTGCGGCATTTTCATGGAAGATGATGTATTTTGGAGGAATGCATTTCTTAGACCCATATAATTATGATATTGAGAGGGTCAAACGTTGCGGTGTCCATTATGTGACACCTGACTGTCAGGTAATTCCGTTCTGTGCTTACAATGGGGGGCCAGAATATCGTGTGGAGGTTGAAAAGAAATTCTCTGTGCCTATCGAGATATGGAAACAAAAGAATAAGGAAGAGGCCTTGAAACTCGAGGAGGCACTCATTATCCCGGAGGATCAGAGACCAGATTATTCATAA